The following proteins are co-located in the Vanessa atalanta chromosome 11, ilVanAtal1.2, whole genome shotgun sequence genome:
- the LOC125067249 gene encoding cadherin-23-like isoform X2 produces MGELLSHFIILLLFGLPLVKTADRCAYMTNIPREPKPDNLPDIDFEGQPWSERPFIPAPERDDVCMSEYFPESSTQIIYMDEEIIGDVAIAKLNYYGTAIPVINRPLLAGSFNMLGPILRRENNEWLLYITERQDYETPDMQVYMFRIQIEGETVVGTISLQIVNIDDNPPIIHILDSCVIPELGEPRLTDCIYEVTDEDGEISTSAMTFKIDSDRNDDQIFYIRGETIPNQFKRMTMTLGLNQPLDFETNALHIFRVTAFDSLPNNHTVTVMIRVENVEHRPPRWLEIFAVQQLNEKTAENFTVRAIDGDTGIDKPIYYRLEADKDDEKYFDIKTIEGGRDGGIFQVFPIDRDTLERELFRLSLVAYKYDNESFATVNNVVIIIDDVNDQYPEPLYKNYTVNIDEETPQTLYFDQEFGFHDRDLGQNAQYKVHLESVYPPGAAAAFFIQPEVGYQRQTFIMGTSNHSMLDYEVPEFQHIQIKVVATDMDKPEFVGVATVFINLVNWNDELPIFENSIQTVKFKETEGEGFFVAGVQAHDRDIGDKVVHSIMGTAQNILRINEDTGDIYVATDEAFDYHRQNELLVQVRAEDTLGEPFNIATSQLVIQLEDVNNTPPTLRLPRGTPQVEENVPQGFPITQESQNITATDPDTTADLRFEIIWDTSYATKQGRETDSSHFYGCVEIETVYPNPDERGVAVGRLYVKEIRPNVTIDYEEFEVLYLSVRVVDNKTEIGQNYDELTYTITIVDMNDNAPQWVSGSLTQELRVRENSATNTIIGTVQATDIDGPLYNQVRYTIRPKEGTPDKLVKIDFRSGQIEVDLDGAIDADTPPRYNLYYTVIASDKCSEEDEKDCPPDLAYWETEGDITIQIIDTNNKNPMARTDRFNTTVYLYENAKSGDEVVVIKSEDLDRDEMYNTVSYQINYAVNQRLRDFFAVDLDSGRVYVDLTTDENLDRDGDEPTHRIFLTLIDNFYSKGDGNRNQNTTEIEVVLLDINDNAPELPSREQLFWSISENFKKGEKLSPYIHARDHDEPNTNNSRVGYQIRDLEITNRDIIIPDLFEIVHIFQSGNFYNVSAELEATMDLRGYWGTYDIEIRAFDHGDPPLHSEEKYELIVRPYNFHSPVFVFPKDGTSVRLARERAVSNGLLVLVTGEFLDRIQATDEDGLHAGRLSFEITGDDAASQYFQIVSDGENQGTLILRELFTESVREFQIRIRATDGGTEPGPLFTEAVLSVVFVPTQGEPTFQTNSVTVAFVEKEVGLTEENELPLADDPKNYLCNDDCHDIFYRIISGNDEGYFALDSVKNILSLNKELDRSESETHVLQVAAANSKEGTTPIGSSILTVTVTVREANPRPYFVRKLYTAGISTLDTINRELLTVQATHSDGLPIVYTLNLTSMVTDPSLSNVRESAFTLHNTTGVLTLSIQPTASMHGMFEFDVVATDPLEAQDTAAVKIYLISSLNRVFFTFVNTLQLVETHRDFIGQTFSTGFNMTCNIDQVLPATDNAGVVRDDLVEVRAHFIRDDVPVPTDVIEDIRSDTQLLRAIQTTLNTELLVLRDFVTGASPDVLETSTALYAAYALAALSALLGLLCLVLLAAYIIRTRALNRRLQALSMTKYGSQESGLNRLALAAPGTNKHATEGSNPIWNEAIKAPDFDAISEQSDDSDLIGIENLPQFRSDYFPPADSNSIQEMSNDNLDPPLAAHNNNFGFNPTPFTPEFANSPFRHK; encoded by the exons ATGGGGGAATTACTGTCACACTTTATTATCTTACTTCTCTTTGGACTACCATTAGTTAAAACAGCAG ATCGATGTGCATATATGACAAATATTCCAAGAGAACCAAAGCCGGACAATTTGCCTGATATTGATTTTGAAG GTCAGCCATGGAGCGAACGACCATTTATTCCGGCACCAGAGAGAGACGACGTCTGCATGAGTGAATACTTTCCGGAGAGCAGCACTCAGATTATTTACATGGACGAGGAAATCATAGGAGACGTTGCTATCGCAAAACTTAACTATTacg gaaCCGCAATTCCTGTCATCAATCGTCCTCTTTTGGCTGGGTCATTCAATATGCTGGGCCCGATACTTCGGAGAGAAAATAATGAGTGGTTACTTTACATTACTGAAAG ACAGGACTATGAAACACCGGATATGCAAGTTTATATGTTTCGCATTCAGATCGAAGGAGAAACCGTGGTTGGAACTATATCTTTACAGATTGTAAACATCGACGACAACCCACCAATTATTCACATATTGGATTCCTGTGTAATACCA GAACTCGGAGAGCCACGCTTAACTGACTGTATTTACGAGGTCACGGATGAAGATGGTGAGATCAGCACCAGTGCcatgacatttaaaatagatagcGATAGAAATGACGACCAGATCTTCTACATCCGCGGTGAAACAATACCGAACCAATTTAAACGGATGACTATGACCCTGGGTCTCAATCAGCCTCTTGATTTTGAAACCAATGCACTACATATATTTAGGGTTACGGCTTTT GACTCTTTACCTAACAACCACACAGTCACGGTCATGATAAGAGTTGAAAATGTCGAGCATCGGCCACCACGCTGGCTGGAGATTTTTGCTGTGCAGCAGTTGAACGAGAAGACAGCTGAAAACTTCACAGTGAGAGCCATTGATGGAGACACCGGGATAGACAAGCCAATATACTATCGACTTGAAGCTGATAAGG ATGATGAAAAGTACTTTGACATTAAAACTATAGAAGGTGGCAGAGATGGTGGTATATTCCAAGTGTTTCCAATTGACAGAGACACTTTAGAACGAGAACTGTTCAGGCTTTCATTGGTTGCTTATAAATATGACAACGAATCATTTGCGACTGTAAATAATGTTGTCATAATTATTGATGATGTTAACGACCAATATCCTGagcctttatataaaaattacactgTCAACATTGATGAAGAAACCCCTCAGACACTGTACTTCGATCAAGAGTTTGGATTCCATGATAGAGATTTG GGTCAAAATGCACAGTATAAAGTACATCTTGAAAGCGTATATCCCCCGGGAGCAGCCGCAGCGTTCTTTATTCAGCCTGAAGTTGGTTATCAGCGGCAGACCTTTATTATGGGCACATCTAACCACAGTATGCTTGACTACGAGGTCCCGGAGTTTCAACATATCCAAATAAAG gtggTTGCTACGGATATGGATAAGCCAGAATTCGTTGGTGTCGCTACCGTTTTTATAAACTTAGTCAATTGGAATGATGAATTGcctatatttgaaaatagtatCCAAACTGTGAAATTTAAAGAGACTGAAGGTGAAGGGTTCTTTGTTGCTGGCGTGCAAGCGCATGACAGAGATATAGGGGACAAAGTGGT GCACAGTATAATGGGAACAGCGCAAAACATTTTAAGGATAAACGAAGACACTGGAGACATTTATGTAGCTACTGACGAAGCATTTGATTATCACAGACAGAATGAACTGCTTGTTCag gtaCGCGCTGAAGACACATTGGGCGAACCTTTCAATATTGCCACATCACAACTCGTGATTCAGCTTGAAGACGTTAACAACACTCCGCCCACCCTACGTCTC CCTAGAGGTACCCCACAAGTGGAAGAAAATGTTCCGCAAGGTTTCCCAATAACTCAGGAGTCGCAGAACATTACAGCCACGGATCCTGATACCACAGCTGACTTGCGCTTTGAAATAATTTGGGATACCTCATATGCAACAAAGCAAGGCCGAGAAACAGATAGTTCTCACTTCTATGG CTGTGTCGAAATCGAAACAGTATATCCGAACCCAGACGAACGTGGTGTTGCTGTGGGGAGATTGTATGTGAAAGAGATCCGTCCTAACGTTACCATCGACTACGAGGAGTTTGAAGTGCTGTACCTTAGTGTTCGGGTCGTGGACAATAAAACAGAAATCGGACAAAACTACGACGAGT TAACGTACACGATCACAATAGTGGATATGAACGACAACGCCCCCCAGTGGGTAAGCGGCTCCCTGACCCAAGAACTGAGAGTGCGAGAGAACTCCGCGACTAACACCATTATCGGTACCGTGCAAGCCACTGATATTGATGGTCCGCTTTATAACCAAGTTCGGTACACTATACG TCCTAAAGAAGGTACACCAGATAAACTTGTGAAGATTGACTTCCGCTCGGGTCAGATAGAAGTAGACTTGGATGGAGCTATCGATGCTGATACTCCACCTCGATACAATCTTTATTATACTGTGATTGCAAGTGACAAGTGCTCTGAGGAAGATGAAAAAGACTGTCCACCAGACTTAGCATACTGGGAAACTGAAGGAGAT ATAACAATTCAAATAATtgacacaaataataaaaatcctaTGGCAAGAACTGACAGGTTCAATACGACTGTGTACTTGTACGAGAACGCGAAGTCTGGCGACGAAGTAGTCGTTATAAAGTCTGAAGACCTTGACAGAGatg AAATGTACAACACGGTGAGCTACCAGATCAACTATGCGGTGAACCAACGCCTGCGCGACTTTTTCGCCGTCGATTTAGATTCGGGACGCGTGTATGTGGACCTCACGACGGACGAGAACCTCGATCGCGATGGTGACGAGCCCACGCACAGGATCTTCCTTACGCTAATCGATAACTTTTATTCGAAAGGAG ATGGCAACCGAAATCAGAACACCACGGAAATTGAGGTGGTATTGCTGGACATAAACGATAACGCACCAGAGCTGCCATCAAGAGAACAACTGTTCTGGTCTATCTCAGAGAACTTTAAAAAG GGTGAAAAACTATCTCCATATATTCATGCACGAGATCACGACGAACCGAATACTAATAACTCTCGCGTCGGCTACCAGATCAGAGACCTTGAGATCACCAATAGGGACATCATCATTCCAGACCTCTTCGAAATTGTTCACATCTTTCAGTCCGgaaatttttataatgtttctgCAGAATTGGAGGCTACCATGGACTTAAGAGGATACTGGGGAACCTATGATATTGAAATTCGA GCTTTTGACCACGGAGACCCGCCGCTACATTCAGAAGAAAAGTACGAATTGATCGTCCGACCCTACAACTTCCATTCACCCGTGTTCGTGTTTCCAAAGGATGGTACCAGCGTTCGGCTAGCAAGG GAACGTGCAGTGAGCAATGGCTTATTAGTGCTGGTGACTGGAGAGTTCCTGGACCGTATTCAAGCTACGGATGAGGATGGTCTTCATGCTGGCAGACTTAGCTTCGAGATCACTGGAGATG ACGCAGCTTCACAGTACTTTCAAATTGTAAGCGACGGTGAGAACCAAGGCACGCTTATTTTAAGAGAACTCTTCACCGAAAGCGTCAGAGAGTTTCAg ATTCGTATCCGTGCGACGGATGGTGGTACAGAGCCAGGCCCGCTGTTCACTGAGGCGGTGTTGTCTGTGGTATTCGTGCCCACTCAAGGCGAACCAACTTTCCAAACCAACTCCGTCACCGTCGCCTTTGTTG AGAAGGAAGTTGGTTTAACTGAGGAAAACGAGCTTCCTCTCGCTGATGATCCGAAAAATTATCTCTGCAACGATGATTGCCATGACATATTTTATCGCATAATTA GTGGCAACGACGAAGGTTACTTCGCATTAGATTCGGTCAAAAATATTCTGTCACTAAATAAGGAGCTGGACCGCAGTGAGAGTGAGACTCACGTTCTACAAGTCGCGGCTGCGAACTCAAAAGAGGGTACTACCCCCATTGGAAGTTCTATCCTTACCGTGACTGTCACT GTCAGAGAAGCAAACCCACGACCATATTTCGTCCGAAAACTCTACACAGCTGGCATATCAACGCTGGACACAATCAATAGAGAACTACTGACAGTACAG GCGACACATTCAGACGGCTTGCCCATCGTGTACACTTTAAACCTTACGTCCATGGTGACAGACCCGAGCTTATCCAATGTGCGCGAATCTGCTTTCACACTGCACAATACGACGGGCGTTTTGACGCTTAGCATACAACCTACAGCCAGCATGCACGGCATGTTCGAATTCGACGTAGTGGCCACAGACCCGC TGGAAGCTCAAGATACGGCAGCAGTTAAGATCTACCTCATATCATCTTTAAACAGAGTATTCTTCACCTTCGTGAATACTTTGCAGCTAGTGGAGACTCATCGGGATTTT ATAGGACAGACCTTCAGCACTGGTTTCAACATGACGTGCAACATCGATCAGGTGCTCCCTGCCACCGACAACGCAGGAGTGGTGCGCGATGACCTTGTTGAGGTGCGCGCGCACTTTATACGAGACGACGTGCCCGTGCCCACTGACGTCATCGAGGA TATTCGCAGCGACACGCAACTCCTGCGCGCCATTCAAACGACGCTCAACACGGAGCTTCTTGTGTTGCGAGACTTCGTGACGGGTGCCAGTCCCGATGTGTTGGAGACGAGCACAGCGCTTTATGCGGCGTACGCGCTGGCCGCTCTCTCCGCACTGCTAGGCCTTCTGTGCCTCGTGCTACTCGCCGCATACATCATCAGAACCAGAGC ATTAAACCGTCGCCTTCAAGCACTTTCGATGACGAAGTACGGTTCGCAAGAGTCGGGTCTCAATAGGCTCGCGCTGGCGGCCCCCGGTACTAACAAGCACGCCACCGAGGGATCCAATCCAATCTGGAATGAAGCTATCAAAGCACCAGACTTTGATGCTATCAG CGAACAATCGGATGACTCAGACCTCATAGGTATTGAAAATTTGCCGCAGTTCCGTAGCGACTATTTCCCTCCTGCTGACAGCAACTCCATTCAGGAGATGTCCAATGATAAT TTGGATCCTCCATTAGCGGCACATAATAACAACTTCGGCTTCAATCCAACGCCATTCACTCCTGAGTTCGCCAATTCACCTTTTAGACACAAATAA